The following proteins come from a genomic window of Athalia rosae chromosome 1, iyAthRosa1.1, whole genome shotgun sequence:
- the LOC105693530 gene encoding uncharacterized protein LOC105693530 isoform X2 translates to MLHIMSPEDVQKYANIKRKGVAFWSSLFRVKRFAASGMRIEDEEMDRAPRVETPAAVISNAHRNNNAVARIPSTLSVAAVDVVVGYQPHPSPSHSILTLTPGRTRNIDQDMEALRLSRQDNPFLQVLASRESLVESIEESESDDAILMSQELGDADPLTLAQVHEHLVRSPPPATWPHTPMFHFPHPNNQNQVNQNCGQNSHLGNQAGISDPHHQNRSPHILLGNKGHPKSPGQRGAGIADSVVELSRSEPSADYPRDRHSHPFSLLNPTPIRSLSEVRRLHRSADDNVQLMSSE, encoded by the exons ATGCTGCATATTATGTCGCCAGAGGATGTCCAAAAATATGCCAACATAAAACGGAAGGGTGTGGCATTTTGGTCGAGTTTGTTCAGGGTGAAAAGATTTGCTGCATCGGGAATGCGAATTGAGGATGAAGAGATGGACCGCGCTCCGCGGGTCGAGACACCAGCTG CTGTGATATCAAACGCCCATCGGAACAACAACGCCGTCGCTCGAATCCCCTCGACGCTGAGCGTCGCTGCAGTCGACGTCGTAGTTGGCTATCAACCCCATCCGTCCCCGTCACACTCGATACTGACCTTGACCCCGGGTAGAACTCGGAACATCGATCAAGACATGGAGGCTCTGAGGCTCAGTCGCCAGGATAATCCCTTTTTGCAG GTCCTCGCGAGTCGCGAGAGCCTAGTGGAATCGATCGAGGAGTCCGAGTCGGATGACGCCATCCTTATGTCACAG GAACTCGGGGACGCCGATCCCCTGACTTTGGCGCAAGTCCACGAACACCTGGTGCGGAGTCCACCTCCAGCGACCTGGCCCCATACCCCGATGTTCCATTTCCCTCATCCGAATAATCAGAATCAAGTGAATCAGAACTGCGGACAGAACAGCCACCTGGGTAATCAAGCTGGAATTAGCGATCCGCACCACCAGAATCGTAGCCCCCACATCCTCCTCGGTAATAAAGGCCATCCCAAGAGCCCCGGGCAACGCGGTGCAGGTATCGCGGACAGTGTCGTTGAACTTTCCAGAAGCGAACCTTCGGCGGACTACCCGAGAG ATCGCCACTCGCATCCGTTTTCATTGCTGAATCCAACTCCCATTCGATCTCTGTCGGAGGTGCGTCGTCTGCACAGATCCGCGGACGATAACGTGCAGCTCATGTCTTCGGAGTAG
- the LOC105693530 gene encoding uncharacterized protein LOC105693530 isoform X1 — MGTLRCAGCADFPQLQLCDSTIMLHIMSPEDVQKYANIKRKGVAFWSSLFRVKRFAASGMRIEDEEMDRAPRVETPAAVISNAHRNNNAVARIPSTLSVAAVDVVVGYQPHPSPSHSILTLTPGRTRNIDQDMEALRLSRQDNPFLQVLASRESLVESIEESESDDAILMSQELGDADPLTLAQVHEHLVRSPPPATWPHTPMFHFPHPNNQNQVNQNCGQNSHLGNQAGISDPHHQNRSPHILLGNKGHPKSPGQRGAGIADSVVELSRSEPSADYPRDRHSHPFSLLNPTPIRSLSEVRRLHRSADDNVQLMSSE, encoded by the exons ATGGGGACCCTTCGATGCGCAGGTTGCGCCGATTTTCCTCAACTTCAACTTTGTGACTCG ACGATTATGCTGCATATTATGTCGCCAGAGGATGTCCAAAAATATGCCAACATAAAACGGAAGGGTGTGGCATTTTGGTCGAGTTTGTTCAGGGTGAAAAGATTTGCTGCATCGGGAATGCGAATTGAGGATGAAGAGATGGACCGCGCTCCGCGGGTCGAGACACCAGCTG CTGTGATATCAAACGCCCATCGGAACAACAACGCCGTCGCTCGAATCCCCTCGACGCTGAGCGTCGCTGCAGTCGACGTCGTAGTTGGCTATCAACCCCATCCGTCCCCGTCACACTCGATACTGACCTTGACCCCGGGTAGAACTCGGAACATCGATCAAGACATGGAGGCTCTGAGGCTCAGTCGCCAGGATAATCCCTTTTTGCAG GTCCTCGCGAGTCGCGAGAGCCTAGTGGAATCGATCGAGGAGTCCGAGTCGGATGACGCCATCCTTATGTCACAG GAACTCGGGGACGCCGATCCCCTGACTTTGGCGCAAGTCCACGAACACCTGGTGCGGAGTCCACCTCCAGCGACCTGGCCCCATACCCCGATGTTCCATTTCCCTCATCCGAATAATCAGAATCAAGTGAATCAGAACTGCGGACAGAACAGCCACCTGGGTAATCAAGCTGGAATTAGCGATCCGCACCACCAGAATCGTAGCCCCCACATCCTCCTCGGTAATAAAGGCCATCCCAAGAGCCCCGGGCAACGCGGTGCAGGTATCGCGGACAGTGTCGTTGAACTTTCCAGAAGCGAACCTTCGGCGGACTACCCGAGAG ATCGCCACTCGCATCCGTTTTCATTGCTGAATCCAACTCCCATTCGATCTCTGTCGGAGGTGCGTCGTCTGCACAGATCCGCGGACGATAACGTGCAGCTCATGTCTTCGGAGTAG
- the LOC105693476 gene encoding uncharacterized protein LOC105693476, giving the protein MADSGAPLKLGLVKGEKILVSVESMLPDIVVVSFEHGTKLFQGALLDATKRGLPCGVQLPEPVRDDGGDGDKFASVGARFSYFQEKRASAVPTKIDLRRNINPPARYKNARPTVRLRPRQVLCSKCRSICNENSENVDVSRKRKLQETTPTRRSDRRCQPTPAKGQRNLFAENPSANTSQTSSAASNPTESAKLHPSLIPKVSRLRPNEINEAIQGAASGDKGKSPVSGGSGTSYWSKDEEDSPGKPEDARNEAGKGNRSTEFTNNFSTAYGARPRRLSSSSVESAKVPDEEDKKTLAAADSTMRPKITGGRVSRKKRSVGSMEDLWDESVFEELNRTAKTTPVIKISFGAQGEGTVMKIPAKIQCTLFDGERDTDTEDLPDAPTEPRNDPPEIAKQTPAAVDLAEVIEENEEERCSDGAVQQTGAKDASAKAAKRALKRAKKEARRKMLGGVSPARSPCNGSPRYNPTSDPLSYHRRRHKVKHKKKHKEDRKHNKGLLHSQLETHGSRAQEQDRVVSASGTGAAQGDQRKWDVLPVDSYTAIKEQCLKQKLSISLKRLNTNAYARCEYPVSNASSGCKSPGASSDDLSEHEPEVDAGETAPDFPPPAHPLVMRLAATPVPHCLTATGRRMDVGDVVWGKIHGFPWWPGKVLSIQVACKEDGTTSSPQAHVAWYGSSTSSLMSCDQLSPFLETFKTRFNKKKRGPYKEAIRQAQSEARSQATPDDVSDSVLNICGSPREVNVLS; this is encoded by the exons ATGGCGGACTCGGGAGCCCCGCTCAAGCTGGGCCTTGTtaaaggtgaaaaaatccTGGTCAGCGTGGAATCGATGCTACCGGACATCGTGGTCGTGTCGTTCGAACACGGGACTAAATTGTTTCAAGGCGCACTGCTCGACGCGACTAAAAG AGGATTGCCCTGCGGTGTCCAGCTCCCGGAACCAGTTCGCGACGACGGTGGAGATGGCGATAAATTCGCTTCCGTAGGCGCGCGGTTCAGTTATTTCCAGGAGAAGCGGGCCTCGGCAGTTCCTACAAAGATAGATCTCCGTAGAAACATCAACCCCCCGGCAAGGTACAAGAATGCAAGGCCCACGGTGCGCCTGAGGCCTCGTCAGGTGCTGTGCAGCAAGTGCAGGTCAATATGCAACGAGAACAGTGAAAACGTTGACGTGAGCCGTAAGCGAAAGCTCCAGGAGACGACACCTACGCGACGCAGCGACCGTCGATGTCAGCCAACACCGGCAAAGGGCCAGAGAAATCTGTTCGCCGAAAATCCAAGTGCGAATACATCGCAAACGTCAAGCGCAGCCtcaaatccgacggagtcggcCAAATTGCACCCTTCCCTTATCCCGAAGGTTTCGAGACTCAGACCCAATGAGATAAACGAGGCGATTCAGGGCGCCGCGTCCGGCGATAAGGGTAAGTCCCCGGTGTCAGGGGGTTCCGGCACGTCGTACTGGTCCAAGGACGAAGAGGACTCTCCGGGAAAACCCGAGGACGCTAGAAACGAGGCTGGTAAGGGCAACCGTtcgacggaattcacgaacaatttttcgacCGCTTACGGTGCCAGACCGAGGAGGTTGAGTAGCTCGTCCGTCGAGAGCGCGAAGGTTCCCGACGAGGAAGACAAGAAGACTCTGGCGGCGGCCGATTCCACCATGAGACCGAAGATAACCGGGGGGAGGGTTTCGAGGAAGAAGAGGTCGGTAGGTTCGATGGAGGATCTGTGGGATGAGTCGGTCTTCGAAGAGCTCAACAGGACCGCGAAAACGACACCGGTAATCAAGATATCCTTTGGCGCCCAGGGAGAGGGGACGGTGATGAAAATCCCAGCCAAGATCCAGTGTACCCTCTTCGACGGGGAGAGGGATACGGACACCGAGGACCTCCCGGATGCACCCACCGAGCCGCGAAACGATCCGCCCGAAATTGCGAAACAAACCCCGGCAGCCGTCGATCTCGCGGAAGTAATCGAGGAGAACGAAGAGGAGCGATGCTCGGACGGTGCGGTGCAGCAAACCGGGGCAAAGGACGCGAGTGCCAAGGCCGCGAAGAGAGCGCTGAAAAGAGCAAAGAAAGAAGCCAGGAGAAAAATGCTAGGTGGTGTCTCGCCGGCCAGATCACCGTGCAACGGTTCTCCACG GTACAACCCAACCTCCGATCCGCTGTCTTATCACCGTCGTAGGCACAAAGTTAAACACAAGAAGAAGCACAAGGAAGACCGCAAGCACAACAAAGGGCTGCTGCACTCGCAGTTAGAGACACACGGCTCCAGGGCCCAAGAGCAGGACCGAGTTGTAAGTGCGAGTGGGACGGGCGCAGCCCAGGGCGACCAGCGAAAGTGGGACGTCCTTCCCGTTGATTCTTATACGGCGATAAAAGAGCAGTGCCTGAAACAAAAGCTTTCAATATCACTGAAGAGGCTCAACACTAACGCTTACGCGAGGTGCGAATACCCCGTCAGCAACGCATCGTCGGGTTGCAAGAGCCCTGGCGCCAGCAGCGACGATCTGAGTGAACACGAACCAGAAGTCGACGCCGGTGAAACCGCCCCCGATTTTCCACCGCCTGCTCACCCCCTTGTTATGAGACTCGCCGCTACTCCGGTTCCTCATTGTCTCACCGCCACGGGTAGGCGAATGGATGTCGGTGATGTGGTCTGGGGGAAAATTCACGGGTTCCCATGGTGGCCCGGAAAG GTTTTGAGTATCCAAGTGGCCTGCAAAGAGGACGGGACTACTTCGAGTCCTCAGGCTCATGTCGCTTGGTACGGCTCCTCCACCAGCTCCCTGATGTCCTGCGATCAGCTCAGTCCGTTCCTAGAAACGTTCAAG ACCCGGTTcaacaaaaagaaacgtgGACCTTACAAGGAAGCCATCAGGCAGGCACAGTCCGAGGCAAGAAGTCAGGCGACGCCAGACGACGTATCGGATAGCGTCCTCAACATATGTGGTTCTCCGCGGGAAGTCAACGTCCTCTCGTGA
- the LOC105693478 gene encoding sideroflexin-2 isoform X2 — protein sequence MVLSCVNNPCEKPAMALGKIDLDKPLWDLSTFLGRWRHFAWVTDFRTCVVSEQQFINAKQLCEQYRVGREPPGTTREQIVYAKKLYESAFHPDTGELQNVFGRMSFQVPGGMAITGAMLQFYRTTTAVVFWQWVNQSFNALVNYTNRNANSPVSTSQLGTAYVSATVAAMLTAIGCKTFWQNRANPLMARYVPFAAVAAANCANIPLMRQNEIINGIDVSDENGNRLTKSKIAAVKGISQVTLSRIVMCAPGMLILPPIMQKLETYAWMQRIKPLHGPMQIMMVGCFLTFMVPTACALFPQNCAIAVSTLKRWEPENYEELRKNCEDGTLPAVLYFNKGL from the exons ATGGTTCTATCATGCGTGAATAATCCGTGT GAAAAACCCGCAATGGCATTGGGAAAAATCGATCTGGACAAACCGTTATGGGATTTGAGTACCTTTTTAGGTCGGTGGCGGCACTTTGCCTGGGTAACGGATTTCAGGACCTGCGTGGTGTCGGAGCAACAATTTATTAACGCCAAACAGCTGTGCGAACAATACAG GGTGGGGAGAGAACCTCCGGGTACGACTCGCGAGCAAATAGTGTATGCAAAGAAGCTGTACGAGTCTGCATTTCATCCCGACACAGGTGAGCTTCAAAATGTATTTGGAAGAATGTCTTTCCAAGTCCCCGGTGGGATGGCAATCACCGGAGCCATGCTTCAATTTTACAG GACGACGACTGCAGTCGTTTTCTGGCAATGGGTGAATCAGTCCTTCAACGCTCTTGTTAATTACACGAATCGAAATGCTAACAGCCCAGTGAGCACTTCTCAGCTAGGAACTGCGTACGTCAGTGCGACTGTCGCTGCCATGCTCACTGCCATCGGGTGTAAGACCTTCTGGCAGAACAGGGCCAACCCTCTAATGGcc agataTGTCCCATTCGCTGCCGTCGCCGCAGCAAATTGCGCGAACATTCCATTGATGAGGCAGAACGAAATCATCAATGGTATAGACGTGAGTGACGAAAATGGAAACAGACTCACAAAATCTAAG ATAGCGGCGGTGAAGGGTATCAGTCAAGTCACCCTGTCTAGGATTGTAATGTGCGCTCCGGGAATGT TGATCCTCCCACCCATTATGCAGAAACTGGAGACATACGCGTGGATGCAGAGGATCAAGCCCCTTCACGGACCTATGCAAATCATGATGGTTGGCTGTTT CCTGACTTTCATGGTGCCGACCGCGTGCGCGCTGTTTCCACAAAATTG TGCTATTGCGGTGAGTACGCTCAAGCGATGGGAGCCCGAAAATTATGAGGAACTCCGAAAGAATTGTGAAGATGGTACACTTCCGGCTGTACTTTATTTCAACAAAGGATTATAG
- the LOC105693478 gene encoding sideroflexin-2 isoform X1, with amino-acid sequence MLLRTGEQFLSKRMVQKVCPLRGLTVHGTRCKISEKPAMALGKIDLDKPLWDLSTFLGRWRHFAWVTDFRTCVVSEQQFINAKQLCEQYRVGREPPGTTREQIVYAKKLYESAFHPDTGELQNVFGRMSFQVPGGMAITGAMLQFYRTTTAVVFWQWVNQSFNALVNYTNRNANSPVSTSQLGTAYVSATVAAMLTAIGCKTFWQNRANPLMARYVPFAAVAAANCANIPLMRQNEIINGIDVSDENGNRLTKSKIAAVKGISQVTLSRIVMCAPGMLILPPIMQKLETYAWMQRIKPLHGPMQIMMVGCFLTFMVPTACALFPQNCAIAVSTLKRWEPENYEELRKNCEDGTLPAVLYFNKGL; translated from the exons ATGCTACTACGCACTGGCgagcaatttttatcgaagagGATGGTGCAGAAAGTTTGCCCTCTGCGAGGGTTGACAGTCCATGGTACCCGGTGCAAGATATCG GAAAAACCCGCAATGGCATTGGGAAAAATCGATCTGGACAAACCGTTATGGGATTTGAGTACCTTTTTAGGTCGGTGGCGGCACTTTGCCTGGGTAACGGATTTCAGGACCTGCGTGGTGTCGGAGCAACAATTTATTAACGCCAAACAGCTGTGCGAACAATACAG GGTGGGGAGAGAACCTCCGGGTACGACTCGCGAGCAAATAGTGTATGCAAAGAAGCTGTACGAGTCTGCATTTCATCCCGACACAGGTGAGCTTCAAAATGTATTTGGAAGAATGTCTTTCCAAGTCCCCGGTGGGATGGCAATCACCGGAGCCATGCTTCAATTTTACAG GACGACGACTGCAGTCGTTTTCTGGCAATGGGTGAATCAGTCCTTCAACGCTCTTGTTAATTACACGAATCGAAATGCTAACAGCCCAGTGAGCACTTCTCAGCTAGGAACTGCGTACGTCAGTGCGACTGTCGCTGCCATGCTCACTGCCATCGGGTGTAAGACCTTCTGGCAGAACAGGGCCAACCCTCTAATGGcc agataTGTCCCATTCGCTGCCGTCGCCGCAGCAAATTGCGCGAACATTCCATTGATGAGGCAGAACGAAATCATCAATGGTATAGACGTGAGTGACGAAAATGGAAACAGACTCACAAAATCTAAG ATAGCGGCGGTGAAGGGTATCAGTCAAGTCACCCTGTCTAGGATTGTAATGTGCGCTCCGGGAATGT TGATCCTCCCACCCATTATGCAGAAACTGGAGACATACGCGTGGATGCAGAGGATCAAGCCCCTTCACGGACCTATGCAAATCATGATGGTTGGCTGTTT CCTGACTTTCATGGTGCCGACCGCGTGCGCGCTGTTTCCACAAAATTG TGCTATTGCGGTGAGTACGCTCAAGCGATGGGAGCCCGAAAATTATGAGGAACTCCGAAAGAATTGTGAAGATGGTACACTTCCGGCTGTACTTTATTTCAACAAAGGATTATAG
- the LOC105693478 gene encoding sideroflexin-2 isoform X3, which translates to MALGKIDLDKPLWDLSTFLGRWRHFAWVTDFRTCVVSEQQFINAKQLCEQYRVGREPPGTTREQIVYAKKLYESAFHPDTGELQNVFGRMSFQVPGGMAITGAMLQFYRTTTAVVFWQWVNQSFNALVNYTNRNANSPVSTSQLGTAYVSATVAAMLTAIGCKTFWQNRANPLMARYVPFAAVAAANCANIPLMRQNEIINGIDVSDENGNRLTKSKIAAVKGISQVTLSRIVMCAPGMLILPPIMQKLETYAWMQRIKPLHGPMQIMMVGCFLTFMVPTACALFPQNCAIAVSTLKRWEPENYEELRKNCEDGTLPAVLYFNKGL; encoded by the exons ATGGCATTGGGAAAAATCGATCTGGACAAACCGTTATGGGATTTGAGTACCTTTTTAGGTCGGTGGCGGCACTTTGCCTGGGTAACGGATTTCAGGACCTGCGTGGTGTCGGAGCAACAATTTATTAACGCCAAACAGCTGTGCGAACAATACAG GGTGGGGAGAGAACCTCCGGGTACGACTCGCGAGCAAATAGTGTATGCAAAGAAGCTGTACGAGTCTGCATTTCATCCCGACACAGGTGAGCTTCAAAATGTATTTGGAAGAATGTCTTTCCAAGTCCCCGGTGGGATGGCAATCACCGGAGCCATGCTTCAATTTTACAG GACGACGACTGCAGTCGTTTTCTGGCAATGGGTGAATCAGTCCTTCAACGCTCTTGTTAATTACACGAATCGAAATGCTAACAGCCCAGTGAGCACTTCTCAGCTAGGAACTGCGTACGTCAGTGCGACTGTCGCTGCCATGCTCACTGCCATCGGGTGTAAGACCTTCTGGCAGAACAGGGCCAACCCTCTAATGGcc agataTGTCCCATTCGCTGCCGTCGCCGCAGCAAATTGCGCGAACATTCCATTGATGAGGCAGAACGAAATCATCAATGGTATAGACGTGAGTGACGAAAATGGAAACAGACTCACAAAATCTAAG ATAGCGGCGGTGAAGGGTATCAGTCAAGTCACCCTGTCTAGGATTGTAATGTGCGCTCCGGGAATGT TGATCCTCCCACCCATTATGCAGAAACTGGAGACATACGCGTGGATGCAGAGGATCAAGCCCCTTCACGGACCTATGCAAATCATGATGGTTGGCTGTTT CCTGACTTTCATGGTGCCGACCGCGTGCGCGCTGTTTCCACAAAATTG TGCTATTGCGGTGAGTACGCTCAAGCGATGGGAGCCCGAAAATTATGAGGAACTCCGAAAGAATTGTGAAGATGGTACACTTCCGGCTGTACTTTATTTCAACAAAGGATTATAG
- the LOC105693477 gene encoding inhibitor of growth protein 3 isoform X1, producing MLYLEDYVEMIEHLPQELRDRFTEMREMDLGVQNSMDSLEKKVKTFFSNAKKMKPSEKEVEYETIRKDYYKTLEDADEKVHLANQMYDLVDRYLRRLDQELHKFKMELEADNKGITEILEKRSLELDQPPTNSSQKENRYSFTSNRTRDSHSHSRAEKRRDSNASSASIEKRLAIEKASQSLPESRPASANSGPIVATTLPSTPTAIASTVGAVGYNLGHIGAGGNAIAAAASQAIAATQLMQQGRRTASLKASYEAINTGGVHAAEFSRELAGAAQTAIAAIQETTKKHKKKVTTTVPNTSVINAAVQQPVSPLGVTAAAAVTDPDNADWPYDPNEPRYCICNQVSYGDMVACDNSDCPFEWFHYPCVGISAPPKGKWYCPQCTSSMKRRGGRKN from the exons ATGCTGTATCTCGAAGATTACGTCGAAA TGATCGAGCATCTGCCTCAGGAACTGCGGGACAGGTTCACGGAGATGAGAGAAATGGACTTGGGAGTACAAA ACTCGATGGACagcttagaaaaaaaagtgaaaacgtTCTTTTCAAACGCTAAGAAAATGAAGCCAAGTGAGAAGGAGGTGGAGTACGAAACGATCAGAAAAGACTATTACAAAACGTTAGAAGACGCAGATGAAAAAGTGCACTTAGCTAATCAGATGTACGATTTGGTGGATAGGTACTTAAGAAGACTCGATCAGGAACTTCACAAGTTTAAAATGGAACTTGAAGCGGACAATAAGGGGATCACAGAGATTTTAGAGAAGAGATCCTTAGAATTGGATCAACCACCTACTAATAGTAgtcaaaaagaaaatcgttaTAGCTTCACGTCGAATAGAACTCGAGATAGTCACAGCCATT CCCGGGCAGAGAAACGGAGAGACTCTAACGCATCATCGGCATCGATAGAGAAACGATTGGCAATCGAAAAGGCCTCGCAAAGTCTTCCAGAGTCACGTCCAGCCTCTGCAAATTCAGGACCTATAGTAGCAACAACCTTACCATCAACCCCAACTGCAATTGCTAGCACGGTAGGAGCAGTTGGTTATAACCTTGGGCACATTGGAGCAGGTGGTAACGCGATTGCAGCGGCAGCTTCACAAGCCATAGCTGCAACACAACTAATGCAACAAGGTAGACGCACGGCCAGTTTGAAAGCAAGCTACGAAGCTATAAACACTGGAGGTGTTCACGCAGCTGAATTCAGCAGAGAATTGGCTGGTGCGGCACAAACTGCTATTGCTGCGATTCAAGAAACTACCAAGAAACATAAGAA AAAAGTCACTACTACGGTACCTAATACAAGCGTCATAAATGCAGCGGTACAACAGCCTGTCTCTCCACTCGGAGTAACAGCAGCTGCAGCTGTGACAGACCCAGACAACGCAGATTGGCCGTATGATCCTAATGAACCGAGATATTGCATATGTAATCAGGTGTCTTATGGTGACATGGTTGCTTGCGATAACTCAGAT TGCCCGTTCGAATGGTTCCATTATCCATGTGTTGGAATTTCGGCTCCTCCGAAAGGGAAATGGTATTGTCCGCAGTGTACATCTTCTATGAAGAGGCGCGGTGGGCGAAAGAATTAA
- the LOC105693477 gene encoding inhibitor of growth protein 3 isoform X2 produces the protein MREMDLGVQNSMDSLEKKVKTFFSNAKKMKPSEKEVEYETIRKDYYKTLEDADEKVHLANQMYDLVDRYLRRLDQELHKFKMELEADNKGITEILEKRSLELDQPPTNSSQKENRYSFTSNRTRDSHSHSRAEKRRDSNASSASIEKRLAIEKASQSLPESRPASANSGPIVATTLPSTPTAIASTVGAVGYNLGHIGAGGNAIAAAASQAIAATQLMQQGRRTASLKASYEAINTGGVHAAEFSRELAGAAQTAIAAIQETTKKHKKKVTTTVPNTSVINAAVQQPVSPLGVTAAAAVTDPDNADWPYDPNEPRYCICNQVSYGDMVACDNSDCPFEWFHYPCVGISAPPKGKWYCPQCTSSMKRRGGRKN, from the exons ATGAGAGAAATGGACTTGGGAGTACAAA ACTCGATGGACagcttagaaaaaaaagtgaaaacgtTCTTTTCAAACGCTAAGAAAATGAAGCCAAGTGAGAAGGAGGTGGAGTACGAAACGATCAGAAAAGACTATTACAAAACGTTAGAAGACGCAGATGAAAAAGTGCACTTAGCTAATCAGATGTACGATTTGGTGGATAGGTACTTAAGAAGACTCGATCAGGAACTTCACAAGTTTAAAATGGAACTTGAAGCGGACAATAAGGGGATCACAGAGATTTTAGAGAAGAGATCCTTAGAATTGGATCAACCACCTACTAATAGTAgtcaaaaagaaaatcgttaTAGCTTCACGTCGAATAGAACTCGAGATAGTCACAGCCATT CCCGGGCAGAGAAACGGAGAGACTCTAACGCATCATCGGCATCGATAGAGAAACGATTGGCAATCGAAAAGGCCTCGCAAAGTCTTCCAGAGTCACGTCCAGCCTCTGCAAATTCAGGACCTATAGTAGCAACAACCTTACCATCAACCCCAACTGCAATTGCTAGCACGGTAGGAGCAGTTGGTTATAACCTTGGGCACATTGGAGCAGGTGGTAACGCGATTGCAGCGGCAGCTTCACAAGCCATAGCTGCAACACAACTAATGCAACAAGGTAGACGCACGGCCAGTTTGAAAGCAAGCTACGAAGCTATAAACACTGGAGGTGTTCACGCAGCTGAATTCAGCAGAGAATTGGCTGGTGCGGCACAAACTGCTATTGCTGCGATTCAAGAAACTACCAAGAAACATAAGAA AAAAGTCACTACTACGGTACCTAATACAAGCGTCATAAATGCAGCGGTACAACAGCCTGTCTCTCCACTCGGAGTAACAGCAGCTGCAGCTGTGACAGACCCAGACAACGCAGATTGGCCGTATGATCCTAATGAACCGAGATATTGCATATGTAATCAGGTGTCTTATGGTGACATGGTTGCTTGCGATAACTCAGAT TGCCCGTTCGAATGGTTCCATTATCCATGTGTTGGAATTTCGGCTCCTCCGAAAGGGAAATGGTATTGTCCGCAGTGTACATCTTCTATGAAGAGGCGCGGTGGGCGAAAGAATTAA